The Mucilaginibacter mallensis genome has a segment encoding these proteins:
- a CDS encoding PepSY-associated TM helix domain-containing protein encodes MKKFKKITGWLHLWLGLAVGLILIIVALTGSLLTFEQELEPILFKKREVVLPAGQRLPADSLIHIANSVFANSQVSRMIIPQDSTRSVEARIGTKGEKGLKVAYINPYNGQILYKGAYTQLFYQQVRSLHRYLFLGATGKIITGISCFITLFMVISGLVIWWPANKRAIKQRFKIKWNASGKRLNWDLHAVTGFYLSIILLCITLTGFVWSYDWADRLIYQLADGKKIEKTDKIKNIAKGKNIKPGVYQAMMVQTDSIYPYPGSVAFNIPAKGALAVTVQKEPEASRVRQIDAAYFDSHTGKLLSTLPYNKLTTGDKIRRMILTIHTGSLLGWPTKLLYLFTALFTASLPVTGFLMWFGKQKKSKLHDQDFLSKK; translated from the coding sequence ATGAAAAAGTTTAAAAAGATAACAGGCTGGCTACATCTTTGGCTCGGCTTAGCTGTTGGCCTTATACTCATTATTGTTGCTTTAACGGGTAGCCTGCTGACCTTTGAACAGGAGCTGGAACCCATTTTGTTTAAAAAACGAGAGGTTGTACTACCGGCAGGCCAGCGCCTGCCGGCGGACAGCCTTATACATATAGCCAATTCCGTTTTTGCCAACAGCCAGGTAAGCCGTATGATCATACCGCAAGATTCAACCCGTAGTGTGGAAGCGCGGATTGGAACAAAAGGGGAAAAGGGATTGAAAGTTGCCTACATCAATCCTTACAATGGGCAGATACTTTATAAAGGAGCATACACTCAGCTATTTTACCAGCAGGTTAGAAGCCTGCACCGTTATCTGTTTTTGGGCGCCACCGGTAAAATCATTACCGGTATATCATGCTTTATTACCCTTTTTATGGTGATCAGCGGCCTGGTCATCTGGTGGCCGGCCAATAAAAGAGCCATTAAACAACGTTTTAAAATTAAATGGAATGCATCGGGAAAGCGGCTTAACTGGGATTTACATGCCGTGACAGGTTTTTACCTGTCCATCATCCTGCTATGCATTACCTTAACTGGTTTTGTATGGAGCTATGATTGGGCTGACCGCCTTATTTATCAGCTGGCAGATGGAAAGAAAATAGAGAAGACTGATAAAATTAAAAATATCGCCAAAGGCAAAAATATAAAACCTGGTGTCTATCAGGCCATGATGGTTCAAACAGATAGTATTTATCCTTATCCAGGGTCAGTTGCTTTTAACATTCCGGCAAAAGGAGCTTTGGCTGTTACCGTGCAGAAAGAACCGGAAGCAAGCAGAGTTAGGCAGATTGACGCCGCTTATTTTGACAGCCACACCGGCAAGCTGCTGAGCACCTTACCATATAACAAATTGACCACAGGCGATAAGATACGAAGGATGATCTTAACGATACATACCGGCAGCCTCTTAGGCTGGCCTACTAAATTATTATATCTGTTTACTGCATTGTTTACAGCAAGCTTGCCTGTAACAGGTTTCCTGATGTGGTTCGGAAAACAAAAGAAATCGAAGCTACACGACCAAGATTTTTTGTCCAAAAAATAA
- a CDS encoding winged helix-turn-helix domain-containing protein, whose translation MLDSRNLLSGKRKYLCGLIVLLFSCAICATFSMVGNDDFNFARREVLLRRIGDELLTQSGDSKSRVLPVKKIAENEYQIRFENELTFLPDSLVNTTTRLLAKDPLACDYVVNVLTCGNSSVAYGYAISKNKKDDIVPCRGRKQPRACYMINIKFKPTGINTAKNGYLLGSLPFLAFVGFIFVRSVKPRRALPSGQRTKIFTFGSVLFDAQERQLIINKKNVGLTGTETRLLLIFALSPNETVERSRLQKEIWEDEGVIVGRSLDMFISKLRKKLELDPSIKIVVIRGKGYKLEINS comes from the coding sequence ATGCTTGATAGCCGAAACCTCCTCTCAGGGAAACGCAAATACCTGTGCGGATTGATCGTACTCTTGTTTAGCTGTGCAATCTGCGCAACTTTCAGTATGGTCGGTAATGACGATTTTAATTTCGCCAGGAGGGAGGTTTTACTCCGGAGGATAGGAGATGAACTGCTCACACAGTCGGGCGACAGTAAATCAAGGGTGCTCCCGGTAAAAAAAATCGCGGAAAATGAGTACCAGATCAGGTTTGAGAATGAGCTTACTTTTCTACCGGACTCCCTGGTGAATACTACTACGCGTTTATTGGCCAAAGACCCGCTCGCATGTGATTATGTTGTCAACGTTCTGACCTGCGGCAACTCCAGTGTAGCCTATGGATACGCTATATCCAAAAATAAAAAAGATGATATTGTACCATGCAGAGGAAGAAAGCAACCCAGGGCGTGTTACATGATTAACATTAAATTCAAACCGACGGGTATAAATACCGCAAAGAATGGATATCTTCTGGGCAGCCTGCCTTTTTTAGCATTTGTTGGTTTTATTTTTGTGAGATCTGTTAAGCCGAGAAGAGCCTTACCCAGCGGTCAGCGCACCAAGATATTCACTTTTGGCTCAGTCTTGTTTGATGCGCAGGAGCGGCAGCTGATAATAAATAAAAAAAACGTAGGCCTGACTGGAACTGAAACGCGTCTGCTGCTTATTTTCGCGCTGTCTCCCAATGAAACCGTAGAGCGAAGCCGGCTACAAAAAGAGATATGGGAAGACGAAGGTGTTATTGTGGGGCGCAGTCTGGATATGTTCATATCAAAACTTAGAAAAAAATTGGAACTTGATCCGAGCATAAAAATTGTTGTTATACGCGGCAAAGGATATAAGCTTGAAATTAACTCTTAA
- a CDS encoding ATP-binding protein, with product MSLFENHLFDNDTPDLANIINSVNVGIWEFDVNNKEVKWSAGLFNILGYKPGEIESSYLNFIDNLIYYQDRASFLATINNRTPQSSEITYIRILTKNGYEWFQSTVQRHARSKITGTLINVNQFKFSELQLETNNTFIAETNKLLKVGSWEFNTLERVLFFNNEALEILELHHRPATVDELIAYFEPEHVKILAAAMEDCIRIGRPYDLDLKLKTGRGKIIWTKMKAVAKIDNYGKCLAVKGVIQDIDVTKHSENKLKSTLHLTNQKNERLQNFAYITSHNLRSYASNLKLMLNLYEESKSYAEQQTILSHIRTISASLNATIEHLNEIVKIDLVINEEKILIEFELLFKNILNALQSNIQAANAIIEYDFSECPGVYYLPAYLESIFHNLLTNALKYRSPSRQAVVKCKSIRENEHVYLIFEDNGMGIDMKKNGNKIFGMYQTFHANADAQGIGLYITRNQIEALGGSINVDSALNIGTKFTIKLS from the coding sequence ATGAGTTTATTTGAAAATCATCTTTTTGACAATGATACACCTGATCTAGCAAATATAATCAATAGTGTCAATGTCGGCATCTGGGAATTTGATGTTAACAATAAAGAAGTAAAATGGTCGGCTGGCTTGTTTAACATCCTCGGATACAAACCTGGTGAGATTGAGAGTTCCTATCTCAATTTCATTGACAATTTAATTTATTATCAGGATAGAGCCTCATTTTTGGCAACCATTAATAATCGCACTCCTCAGTCGTCGGAAATCACCTATATCAGGATATTGACAAAAAATGGCTATGAGTGGTTTCAGAGCACTGTGCAACGGCACGCCAGGTCAAAAATAACCGGCACACTAATCAATGTCAATCAATTTAAATTTTCGGAGTTACAGCTTGAGACCAATAATACATTTATTGCTGAAACCAATAAGTTACTCAAAGTGGGCTCATGGGAGTTCAATACACTGGAGCGTGTACTTTTTTTTAATAACGAAGCTCTGGAAATTCTTGAACTACATCACCGGCCAGCCACCGTTGATGAGCTGATCGCCTATTTTGAGCCGGAACACGTTAAAATACTGGCAGCAGCTATGGAGGATTGTATCCGGATTGGCCGGCCTTATGACCTTGATTTGAAATTGAAAACCGGGCGGGGGAAAATTATTTGGACGAAAATGAAAGCGGTAGCAAAAATTGACAATTATGGAAAATGCCTGGCCGTTAAAGGGGTAATACAGGACATTGATGTTACAAAGCACAGCGAAAATAAATTAAAGTCAACTCTTCATTTAACTAATCAAAAGAATGAACGGCTGCAAAATTTCGCTTATATCACCTCACATAACCTGAGGTCATACGCCAGTAATTTAAAATTGATGCTAAACCTCTATGAGGAATCAAAAAGCTATGCCGAACAGCAAACAATCCTGTCGCATATAAGAACAATAAGTGCCAGTTTAAACGCTACTATTGAGCACCTGAACGAAATTGTTAAGATCGATTTGGTCATCAACGAAGAAAAAATACTAATAGAATTTGAACTGCTTTTTAAAAATATTCTAAACGCGCTTCAAAGCAATATACAAGCTGCAAATGCGATTATTGAGTATGATTTTAGCGAGTGCCCCGGCGTTTATTACCTCCCCGCTTATTTGGAAAGTATATTTCACAATCTGTTAACCAATGCATTAAAGTATCGCAGCCCCAGTCGGCAAGCTGTCGTCAAGTGTAAAAGCATCCGGGAAAATGAACATGTATACCTCATTTTTGAGGATAATGGAATGGGGATTGACATGAAAAAAAATGGCAACAAGATTTTTGGAATGTACCAAACCTTCCATGCTAATGCCGATGCGCAGGGTATTGGGCTTTACATCACCCGTAACCAAATTGAAGCGCTCGGTGGCTCTATAAATGTAGATAGCGCTTTAAATATTGGAACAAAATTTACCATCAAACTTTCTTAA
- a CDS encoding TonB-dependent receptor: MKLLFNLIVIILLTISFNAFAQTSIQSTGQITGRITMVDGKPLASASISIVNSLKSTLTNDTGRYNFNNIAAGSYTIKIQVLGAPEVDLKATVIAGQTDTLNYQFNKENVFALQEVTIEDKNSKFANKESIYVARLPLKNIENPQVYNVVPKELLEEQMAVSLNDVGKDIPGAGIPTVANQGRVTFFSRGFSTEPNARNGVAGAAFSEIDNTNLERVEAIKGPSATLFGTNISSSFGGLFNRVTKQPYNGYGGEVAYYGGSWDYNRLTFDVNTPINTERTALFRLDGATTFQRSFQDQGFDNNFSLAPSFFYQITDRLSLKLEAEFGQAHATSVVRFQPFTGGANSGTKSIADMQFPYNRTFLSNDIAYTTQMLNIFAQLNYKISTGWNSQTIISRARSTINGDITALIGKTDSTITPQVITGNTSFIATDLQQNFIGDFKIGSHRNRVVLGLDFYHNFNNFDRITVNPSVENFINPSASYRISQFKIDSLSSKGTLRKEYNSDDTYAAYASDVFNITDRLLAMASLRIDRYQYNGVYNITTGITAGGIGVGGVQAGPYGQTALSPKMGLVYELIKDKVSLFGNYMNGFFNQSGVAADGELITPIKPEHGNQLEFGVKGDLFDHRLVGTVSYYDISISNVIRPDPNNSQYAIQNGTQLSKGVEVDITANPIDGLNIVAGYAYNYSKLTKADSTVNGLRPAQSGPPNMVNLWMSYTITHGNLKGLGVGFGGNYGSSSYYYNTYKYQIIIPKYTSLDGSIFYDQRKYRLGIKVDNITSEKMWSSRLTPQAPATFIGSLALKF, encoded by the coding sequence ATGAAACTTCTATTTAATCTCATTGTCATTATTTTACTAACCATTAGCTTTAATGCATTCGCACAAACCTCAATACAAAGTACCGGGCAAATTACCGGCAGGATAACCATGGTTGACGGAAAACCGCTGGCATCTGCATCCATATCAATAGTAAATTCTCTTAAAAGCACATTGACCAATGATACCGGCCGATACAACTTTAACAATATAGCCGCCGGCAGCTATACCATTAAAATACAGGTATTGGGCGCGCCTGAAGTTGACCTTAAGGCGACGGTGATCGCCGGTCAGACAGATACGCTGAATTACCAGTTCAATAAAGAAAACGTGTTTGCTTTACAGGAAGTAACTATTGAAGATAAAAACAGCAAATTTGCAAATAAGGAAAGTATTTACGTAGCACGCCTGCCTTTAAAGAATATTGAAAACCCGCAGGTATATAATGTAGTGCCGAAAGAATTGCTTGAGGAACAAATGGCAGTCAGCCTGAACGACGTTGGTAAAGATATACCCGGGGCAGGCATTCCGACGGTAGCTAACCAGGGCAGGGTTACATTTTTTTCGAGAGGATTTTCAACAGAACCCAATGCCCGTAACGGTGTAGCCGGTGCTGCATTCTCAGAGATAGACAACACCAACCTCGAGCGGGTTGAGGCCATAAAAGGTCCTTCGGCTACTTTGTTCGGCACCAATATCTCCAGCAGTTTCGGTGGTTTATTTAATCGTGTAACCAAACAGCCATATAATGGTTATGGCGGCGAAGTTGCTTATTATGGCGGTAGCTGGGACTATAACCGCCTTACCTTTGATGTAAATACTCCGATAAATACAGAAAGAACTGCTTTATTCCGTTTGGATGGTGCGACTACTTTTCAAAGAAGTTTCCAGGATCAGGGGTTTGATAATAATTTCAGCCTGGCACCAAGCTTCTTTTATCAGATCACAGACAGGCTTTCTCTTAAGTTAGAGGCAGAATTTGGCCAGGCCCACGCCACTTCTGTGGTACGTTTTCAGCCCTTTACCGGCGGTGCTAATTCCGGAACAAAATCCATTGCAGATATGCAATTCCCTTACAACAGAACTTTTTTAAGCAATGATATTGCTTATACCACTCAAATGCTGAATATATTTGCGCAGCTCAATTATAAGATCTCTACCGGTTGGAATTCACAAACCATTATTTCACGTGCACGCTCAACCATTAATGGTGATATTACGGCATTGATTGGTAAAACAGATTCAACCATCACTCCGCAGGTAATTACCGGTAATACATCATTCATAGCTACGGATCTGCAACAAAACTTTATTGGTGATTTTAAAATAGGTTCGCACCGTAACCGTGTAGTACTGGGGTTGGATTTTTATCACAATTTTAACAACTTTGACCGTATTACGGTAAATCCATCGGTAGAAAATTTTATTAATCCTTCTGCCAGTTACCGCATCAGCCAATTCAAAATAGATTCGTTAAGCAGCAAAGGTACATTACGTAAAGAGTACAACAGTGATGATACTTATGCAGCCTATGCTTCAGACGTATTTAATATTACTGACCGCCTGTTGGCGATGGCCAGTTTACGGATTGACCGTTACCAATACAATGGTGTATATAACATTACTACCGGCATTACTGCAGGTGGCATAGGCGTGGGTGGCGTACAGGCGGGCCCTTACGGGCAAACTGCCTTATCTCCTAAAATGGGCTTGGTGTATGAATTAATAAAAGATAAGGTTTCCTTATTCGGCAACTATATGAACGGCTTTTTTAACCAGAGCGGTGTGGCTGCTGACGGGGAACTGATTACACCGATTAAGCCGGAGCATGGCAACCAACTTGAATTTGGTGTAAAGGGCGATCTTTTTGATCATCGCCTGGTTGGTACCGTTAGCTACTATGATATTTCCATATCCAATGTAATAAGGCCCGACCCTAACAACTCGCAATATGCCATTCAAAACGGCACCCAGCTCAGCAAAGGCGTCGAGGTTGATATTACAGCAAACCCTATCGATGGGCTGAATATAGTTGCCGGCTATGCCTATAACTATAGTAAACTTACTAAAGCAGATTCTACTGTGAATGGTTTACGTCCGGCACAGTCAGGCCCACCTAATATGGTGAATCTTTGGATGAGCTACACAATCACTCATGGCAATCTTAAGGGCCTGGGAGTAGGTTTTGGCGGTAATTATGGTAGCTCTTCGTACTATTATAATACTTATAAGTACCAGATTATCATTCCAAAATATACTTCGCTGGATGGAAGCATCTTTTATGATCAACGCAAGTATAGGCTCGGAATTAAAGTGGATAACATAACCAGCGAAAAAATGTGGTCATCCAGGTTAACGCCGCAGGCACCAGCTACATTTATTGGCAGCCTGGCACTTAAGTTTTAA
- the rfaE2 gene encoding D-glycero-beta-D-manno-heptose 1-phosphate adenylyltransferase, with translation MLSKKIFDLQAAIQQRKEWQDNGDKIVFTNGVFDLIHIGHLSYLAGAANLGDKLIVGVNSDDSVRRIKGPGRPVNDQHNRAVLLSCLYFTDMVVIFDDSTPINLIKSILPDILVKGADYSIEQIVGANEVIANGGEVKTLNFIEGYSSSLIIEKINRQNS, from the coding sequence ATGCTCTCAAAAAAAATCTTCGATTTACAGGCAGCTATTCAGCAACGAAAAGAGTGGCAGGATAATGGTGACAAGATTGTTTTTACTAACGGTGTTTTTGATCTCATTCACATAGGTCATTTGAGTTACCTGGCCGGGGCCGCGAATTTAGGCGACAAATTGATAGTGGGTGTTAACAGCGACGATTCCGTCAGAAGGATTAAAGGGCCGGGCCGGCCCGTAAATGACCAGCACAATAGGGCTGTATTACTATCATGCCTTTATTTTACAGATATGGTTGTCATATTTGATGACAGCACACCTATCAATTTGATTAAAAGTATTTTACCTGATATCTTAGTAAAAGGTGCCGATTATTCGATTGAACAGATCGTCGGCGCAAATGAGGTGATCGCAAACGGTGGCGAAGTGAAGACCCTCAATTTTATCGAGGGGTATTCATCCAGCCTAATTATTGAAAAAATCAACCGTCAAAACTCTTAA
- a CDS encoding response regulator: MNLFIIDDDPFQHFIMEKMLTPHLTNPVDQVTHSDNADEILKFIEVNRSNADRLPDIIFLDLNMPIMNGWDFLERYKRIQQKITKLIPIYIISSSIDSRDISRLKKYTSVKDYVLKPVTRPALEKIFDTGAANAIQADLNDQ; encoded by the coding sequence ATGAACTTATTTATTATCGACGATGACCCGTTTCAACATTTTATCATGGAAAAAATGTTGACCCCGCATTTAACAAATCCTGTTGATCAGGTGACCCACAGTGACAATGCTGATGAAATTTTAAAGTTTATAGAAGTAAACAGGAGTAATGCCGACCGCCTTCCTGATATTATATTCTTAGATTTAAATATGCCGATCATGAACGGGTGGGATTTCTTAGAGCGGTATAAAAGAATACAGCAAAAGATCACTAAATTGATCCCAATCTATATTATATCTTCATCAATTGACTCACGCGACATTTCACGCTTAAAGAAATATACATCCGTAAAAGATTACGTTTTGAAGCCCGTTACAAGACCGGCTTTAGAAAAAATATTTGATACCGGCGCGGCGAATGCAATTCAGGCGGATTTAAATGATCAATAA
- a CDS encoding response regulator — MVDQNAQIAWIIDNDEIYKYGFCKYVEVKELCARVVAFSDGRKAIRFLTDPHKAANLPDIIFMTIEMPLMNGWEFIKAFEQIKAKIDKKISIFLLTSSISYQDILQAQNHPDVTDYMMKPVDSRQFDFAFTSELSKKTA, encoded by the coding sequence ATGGTGGATCAAAACGCGCAAATTGCCTGGATTATAGATAATGACGAGATTTACAAGTATGGGTTCTGCAAATACGTAGAGGTAAAAGAATTATGTGCCAGGGTTGTGGCTTTTTCTGACGGAAGAAAAGCTATTAGATTTTTAACTGATCCCCATAAGGCCGCCAATTTGCCTGATATTATATTTATGACCATTGAAATGCCATTAATGAATGGTTGGGAATTTATAAAAGCTTTCGAGCAAATAAAAGCAAAAATTGATAAAAAGATCTCCATTTTTTTACTAACATCAAGTATCAGTTACCAGGATATATTACAGGCACAAAACCATCCGGATGTTACAGATTATATGATGAAGCCGGTAGATTCGCGGCAATTCGATTTCGCTTTTACCAGTGAACTCAGCAAAAAAACGGCATAG
- a CDS encoding WD40/YVTN/BNR-like repeat-containing protein — MKNEKMKKLFVFVPAVLLVLFLLNSFVLKEKGAGKKTTEGTKSGLLNIVLRSTDGGQTWQDISKGLPENLQREGVWGHGLFANDRGLYLRAGNGVYHSEPNSTITFWTKEIFPGKQREIAPGKNGIFAYNFRGQFLQKISGTSDWSPMYTNFQEQAVRIDRTIDWMYKNYKEREVRTVFETAGGTVFIGSNNILFRSTNSGKTWKQVQVGDGAMKLVESNGVLLSTSKEGILRSTDDGQNWDRVISEGGVGIAVERIDGGFAAIVYNTITQTNTIHISLDSGKTWNTIGEELQPSRFSLLINQIGGLQSSLNISSIKQVGKYLICGRSDGIFRSSDMGKTWKLLLPSIENRGFNLSVSGNVIYAIPNKGC; from the coding sequence ATGAAAAATGAAAAAATGAAAAAATTATTTGTTTTCGTTCCGGCCGTCCTCCTGGTATTATTTCTACTAAATTCTTTTGTGCTAAAAGAAAAGGGAGCGGGGAAGAAAACAACCGAAGGGACTAAATCAGGGCTTTTGAACATCGTTTTAAGATCTACTGATGGCGGACAAACATGGCAGGACATTAGCAAAGGGCTGCCTGAAAATTTGCAGAGAGAAGGTGTGTGGGGTCATGGTTTATTTGCAAATGACCGTGGGCTCTATTTACGTGCTGGCAATGGGGTTTATCACAGTGAACCAAATTCCACAATTACTTTTTGGACAAAAGAGATTTTCCCTGGTAAACAGCGTGAGATTGCCCCTGGCAAGAATGGGATATTTGCATATAATTTCAGGGGACAATTTTTACAAAAAATAAGCGGAACGAGCGATTGGTCGCCCATGTACACGAATTTTCAAGAGCAAGCCGTACGCATAGACAGAACGATAGATTGGATGTACAAGAATTATAAAGAGAGAGAAGTACGCACCGTTTTTGAAACTGCCGGAGGCACAGTTTTCATCGGCTCCAACAACATCCTTTTTAGATCCACTAACAGTGGAAAAACTTGGAAACAAGTCCAAGTTGGAGACGGTGCAATGAAATTGGTAGAGTCAAACGGTGTACTTCTGTCTACCAGCAAAGAGGGAATATTAAGATCGACCGATGATGGTCAAAACTGGGATCGTGTGATTAGTGAAGGAGGTGTTGGCATCGCTGTGGAACGTATCGACGGAGGATTTGCCGCCATAGTCTACAACACAATAACCCAAACAAACACAATACACATTTCACTGGATAGTGGAAAAACCTGGAATACCATAGGTGAAGAACTTCAGCCTTCTCGGTTTAGTTTATTAATCAATCAAATAGGCGGGCTTCAATCTTCATTGAATATTTCATCAATCAAACAAGTGGGCAAATATTTAATATGTGGTCGCTCAGATGGTATATTTCGGTCATCAGACATGGGCAAAACATGGAAACTGTTACTTCCTTCTATAGAAAATAGGGGCTTCAATTTATCTGTTTCAGGCAACGTGATTTATGCCATACCAAATAAAGGATGTTGA
- a CDS encoding dihydrofolate reductase family protein, which produces MRKIRIFEHISLDGVIDHDEDYAYGGWTTPYRTPAGLQAVTEAYGTSFDLLLGRRTYDAWAGFWPKAGNSPIANGLNAATKYVATHRPDSLEWGPVKDLGADIIAGVRGVKSTDGPDLIVCGSSTLTSVLLGEGLVDEVVLIVYPVLLGRGKRFFSDSVDARELALVSTKTTPTGVLINTYRYVGALRS; this is translated from the coding sequence ATGAGAAAGATCAGGATCTTTGAACATATCTCGCTGGATGGCGTGATCGACCATGACGAAGACTACGCGTACGGCGGATGGACGACACCTTATAGAACCCCGGCTGGGCTGCAGGCCGTCACTGAGGCATACGGCACGAGCTTTGATTTGCTGCTTGGCCGCCGCACTTACGATGCCTGGGCCGGCTTCTGGCCGAAAGCCGGGAATAGTCCGATAGCGAACGGTCTGAATGCTGCGACCAAATACGTCGCTACCCACAGGCCCGACAGCCTCGAATGGGGCCCGGTCAAGGATTTGGGCGCAGACATCATAGCGGGTGTTCGCGGCGTTAAGTCAACGGACGGCCCTGATCTGATCGTTTGTGGAAGTTCTACGCTGACGTCCGTGCTGCTCGGGGAGGGACTGGTTGACGAAGTTGTGCTGATCGTCTACCCGGTCTTGCTGGGCCGGGGTAAACGCTTCTTTTCAGACAGTGTTGACGCGCGCGAACTCGCTTTAGTCAGCACGAAGACCACGCCAACGGGCGTGCTCATTAATACTTATCGATATGTTGGAGCGCTGCGATCCTAA
- the gmd gene encoding GDP-mannose 4,6-dehydratase, which produces MKKKALITGITGQDGAYLAELLLSKNYEVHGVKRRSSLFNTERIDHLYQDPHDENRSFIMHYGDLSDSTNLIRIIQQVQPDEIYNLGAMSHVKVSFDTPEYTANADGIGTLRLLEAIRILGLTKKTKIYQASTSELYGLVQAVPQSETTPFYPRSPYAVAKLYAYWITVNYREAYDIFACNGILFNHESPLRGETFVTRKITRAAVKIAMGLQDKLYLGNLDSRRDWGHAKDYVEAMWLILQQEKPEDYVIATGITTAVRDFVKMAFGELGIEITFEGYGVSEKGYVTSCRNMDYLVEIGKEVIAVDPAYFRPTEVDLLIGDPTKAIEKLGWQIKYDLKMLINDMVTSDVNAFSKDKMLKDLGYEIKNQFE; this is translated from the coding sequence ATGAAAAAGAAAGCCTTAATCACCGGCATTACCGGTCAGGACGGAGCCTATCTTGCTGAACTCCTATTATCAAAAAACTATGAAGTTCATGGCGTAAAACGCAGAAGCTCTCTTTTTAATACGGAGCGTATTGATCATTTGTATCAGGATCCGCATGACGAGAACCGAAGCTTTATAATGCATTACGGCGACCTCTCCGACTCCACCAATCTAATACGCATCATTCAACAAGTGCAGCCTGATGAAATTTATAACCTTGGCGCAATGTCACATGTAAAAGTAAGTTTTGATACACCGGAGTATACAGCCAACGCCGATGGCATAGGCACACTCAGGCTGCTGGAAGCTATAAGGATATTGGGGCTTACAAAAAAAACCAAAATATACCAGGCTTCAACCTCAGAACTTTACGGACTCGTACAAGCTGTTCCGCAATCAGAAACCACGCCATTTTACCCTCGGTCGCCATATGCTGTAGCAAAACTGTATGCCTATTGGATAACTGTAAATTACAGGGAAGCATATGATATTTTTGCCTGTAACGGCATTCTTTTCAATCATGAAAGCCCCCTGCGCGGTGAGACTTTTGTAACGCGTAAAATAACCAGGGCTGCTGTAAAGATTGCAATGGGGCTGCAGGATAAGTTGTACCTCGGTAACCTGGACTCCCGGCGTGACTGGGGACACGCTAAAGATTACGTAGAGGCTATGTGGCTGATTTTGCAGCAAGAGAAACCTGAAGATTATGTAATAGCGACAGGTATAACAACAGCAGTACGTGACTTTGTAAAAATGGCATTCGGAGAGTTAGGTATTGAAATAACTTTTGAAGGATACGGAGTTTCCGAAAAAGGTTATGTAACATCCTGCCGGAACATGGACTATCTTGTTGAAATAGGAAAAGAAGTAATTGCAGTTGATCCGGCCTATTTCCGGCCTACCGAAGTTGACCTGCTAATAGGCGATCCTACCAAAGCCATTGAAAAACTTGGATGGCAGATCAAGTATGATTTAAAAATGCTGATCAATGATATGGTGACATCAGATGTTAACGCGTTCAGCAAAGACAAAATGCTGAAAGATTTGGGTTATGAAATTAAAAATCAATTTGAATAG